The proteins below come from a single Acidobacteriota bacterium genomic window:
- the mdh gene encoding malate dehydrogenase, which translates to MRKKIALIGGGQIGQILAMLAAQKELGDIVVLEIPEFENPAKGKALDLMEMAPHGNYDANIVGTSDYKDVAGADVVIVTAGKPRQAGMTREDLLAVNLDIIKTVAAGVKEHAPKAFCIVLTNPLDAMVYAFSKLTGFPRHQVIGMAGTLDTARWRAFIGMELGVSVCDIAGTVLGGHGPDMVPLPRLTTVGGVPLNEIATQEQIDKLVTRTREAGTEIVKLFGKGSAFFSPAWSAIVIAESYLKDKKRILPCAVLCEGEYGVKGLFIGVPALISAKGMEKIYEIKLTDEEKAMLEKTVNVVTKTVAETNL; encoded by the coding sequence TCGGAGACATCGTCGTTCTCGAGATTCCCGAATTTGAAAATCCTGCCAAGGGCAAGGCCCTTGACCTGATGGAAATGGCCCCCCACGGCAACTATGACGCCAACATCGTCGGCACATCCGACTACAAGGACGTCGCAGGGGCCGATGTCGTCATTGTGACGGCGGGGAAACCTCGTCAGGCTGGAATGACCCGTGAGGATCTTTTGGCCGTCAACCTGGACATCATCAAGACGGTGGCCGCAGGCGTCAAAGAACACGCCCCCAAAGCTTTCTGCATCGTCCTCACCAATCCTCTCGATGCCATGGTCTACGCTTTCTCCAAGCTGACCGGGTTCCCCCGCCACCAGGTCATCGGCATGGCTGGAACGCTGGACACGGCCCGCTGGCGCGCCTTCATCGGAATGGAGCTTGGAGTGTCGGTCTGCGACATCGCCGGCACGGTGCTCGGCGGCCACGGACCCGACATGGTTCCCCTGCCCCGGCTGACGACCGTCGGCGGCGTCCCGCTCAACGAGATCGCAACCCAGGAGCAGATCGACAAGCTCGTCACCCGGACTCGCGAGGCCGGAACCGAAATCGTCAAGCTCTTCGGCAAGGGCTCCGCATTCTTCAGTCCTGCCTGGAGCGCCATCGTCATCGCCGAGTCCTACCTCAAGGACAAAAAACGCATTCTCCCCTGCGCAGTCCTTTGCGAAGGCGAATACGGAGTCAAGGGCCTGTTCATCGGCGTACCGGCCTTGATCTCGGCCAAGGGCATGGAGAAGATCTACGAGATCAAGCTGACCGATGAAGAAAAGGCCATGCTCGAAAAGACGGTCAACGTCGTCACCAAGACCGTCGCGGAAACCAATCTTTAA
- a CDS encoding MBL fold metallo-hydrolase, giving the protein MKIRLTAWTLAAAVLLIAVAFGIVSQMQAGQERPQMPPVAAEQIRDGLYLVRGGSGANTAFYITKTAVFAVDAKMTADSAAAMLAEIAELTSAPLTTVIITHSDGDHINGLPGFPKGLDIIAHEICRADMEKAAADLPALRDYIPNITVDQDLLTLYQEEDGRIDLAYFGPAHTSGDLVVWFPREEAVFVGDLLFVGRDPLIHRHKNGNSFGYVKTLRALLDLSPTVEIFLSGHADPLGRTDVVGLISAMEEKQAKVKALVDEGRSLNEVKTAFGIEEAPGRRWPSLVETIYLELTEK; this is encoded by the coding sequence ATGAAAATCCGTTTGACCGCATGGACCCTTGCGGCCGCGGTTCTTTTAATCGCCGTCGCATTTGGAATCGTATCTCAAATGCAGGCCGGTCAGGAAAGGCCGCAGATGCCGCCGGTCGCCGCGGAACAGATCCGGGACGGTCTCTATCTTGTCAGAGGGGGGTCCGGAGCCAATACCGCTTTTTACATCACGAAGACGGCCGTTTTCGCCGTCGACGCAAAGATGACCGCGGATTCGGCGGCCGCGATGCTGGCCGAGATCGCCGAGCTGACTTCCGCTCCGCTGACGACCGTCATCATCACCCACAGCGACGGCGATCACATCAACGGATTGCCCGGATTTCCCAAGGGACTGGACATCATCGCTCATGAAATCTGCAGGGCTGATATGGAAAAGGCCGCCGCAGATCTCCCGGCCCTCAGGGATTATATCCCGAATATCACCGTCGATCAGGATCTCCTGACCCTCTATCAAGAGGAAGACGGGCGGATCGACCTGGCCTATTTCGGACCGGCCCATACAAGCGGAGATCTCGTCGTCTGGTTTCCCCGGGAAGAGGCCGTCTTCGTCGGCGACCTGCTGTTTGTCGGCCGCGATCCTCTCATCCACAGGCACAAAAACGGAAATTCCTTCGGCTACGTCAAGACCCTTCGGGCCCTGCTCGATCTCTCCCCGACGGTTGAGATCTTTCTTTCGGGACACGCCGATCCTCTGGGGCGAACGGATGTTGTAGGCCTCATTTCCGCCATGGAAGAGAAGCAGGCCAAGGTGAAAGCCCTGGTCGATGAGGGACGGAGCCTCAACGAAGTCAAGACCGCCTTCGGCATCGAAGAAGCGCCCGGACGCCGCTGGCCGAGCCTGGTCGAAACCATTTATCTCGAGCTGACGGAAAAGTGA
- a CDS encoding DUF5107 domain-containing protein, which yields MNAAFPKVFLAAVLISSALTSSACRDFGDTGTAHISERRETIRTYPFADPDPVPIFARSPMWGRGARLYPYFFFNTFTGTATDSPWTVVRLENPHIAVSVLPEIGGKVRGAVDKKTGLEFLYTNHVVKFREIALRGPWTSGGIEFNFGIVGHAPSTATPVDYLLRREPDGGVSCVVGTMDLPSRTRWSVTISLPPDKAYFETRSSWFNPTPYNQSYYAWMCAAVRTADDLKYVFPGRRHIGHDYDVPLEPWPVDREGRDLSWYRNNAFGGPKSYFTVGTYEDFFGGWYENSDFGFGRWALYNDMPGKKIWIWDHSPSGEIWVDLLTDSDGQYTEPQSGRLLNQSDHEFFKPLVADRWREIWFPYRGIGPLAKASPHAVLSVEARAGGLHLGLFALQAVNEDLVVTKSGRTVHRERVRLKTAETWMKTVSGDFGTDTVVSLGDKLVFHGDPAALDIGRPLKFSLPGGVTAESRFMEGTRLEKERDPAGALNAYLSCLDREPHHVPALTRIAEIFCRRGEYEKALGYASKALEISMYDPAANFAYGTISRRVGHIIDAKETYGWAARSMEYRSAAYSRLAAISLLERNLDLSREYAERAIESNAHNSAAWEILAAGRRKAADIDGARRAQRRLLEIEPLNHQARFERYLIDPRESRLEEFRDMIRNEFPHETYLEMAVQYTDMGCPEDAVTLLKLAPRHPTLLVWLSWLLRDTDSAQSAVLLEKAFSLSPQLVFPFREESIPVFEWAAERRPDDWKPRYYLGLILWGKDRLEEASRLFDLCDASDYAPLFVSRGQLRADTDPARALADFEKAVKLDEGAWRNRQALIHHLRSFGRHRDALEAARTAVERFPGVSPLQAELVKSLMNLGRYGEAAGVLETLHILPYEGAREVHSLYVRTYIQLGLAAMRSGRWAEAVERLDASKEYPERLGTGAPFHPDVRLQDYLAALCFDRMGLKDKAEERRRAVYEYTLARGHDQTTHNYFGALVLEYYGESENAAALPRRSPPSADILSVLRLF from the coding sequence GTGAACGCCGCCTTTCCCAAGGTCTTCCTCGCCGCGGTTTTGATCTCTTCCGCTCTCACTTCTTCCGCCTGCCGGGATTTCGGAGACACGGGAACCGCCCATATTTCGGAACGGCGCGAAACCATCCGGACCTATCCTTTCGCCGATCCCGATCCCGTTCCCATCTTCGCCCGTTCGCCGATGTGGGGGCGGGGCGCCCGGCTCTATCCCTATTTCTTTTTCAACACGTTCACCGGAACCGCTACGGATTCCCCATGGACGGTCGTCCGCCTGGAAAATCCCCATATTGCGGTCTCCGTTCTCCCCGAAATCGGGGGCAAGGTCCGGGGCGCCGTGGATAAAAAAACGGGACTCGAATTTCTCTACACCAATCATGTCGTGAAATTCCGCGAAATCGCCCTCCGCGGCCCCTGGACATCGGGCGGCATCGAATTCAACTTCGGTATCGTCGGCCACGCTCCGTCGACGGCGACCCCGGTGGACTATCTCCTCCGTCGGGAGCCCGACGGAGGAGTATCCTGCGTGGTCGGAACCATGGATCTCCCATCCCGCACCCGCTGGAGCGTCACCATCTCTCTTCCTCCGGATAAGGCGTATTTCGAAACCCGCTCCTCGTGGTTCAACCCCACGCCCTACAACCAGTCGTATTACGCCTGGATGTGCGCCGCCGTCCGCACGGCCGACGACCTGAAATACGTTTTTCCCGGCCGCCGGCACATTGGACACGACTATGACGTTCCTCTCGAACCCTGGCCCGTCGATCGGGAAGGCCGCGACCTGTCCTGGTACCGGAACAACGCTTTCGGCGGCCCCAAGAGTTACTTCACCGTCGGCACCTACGAAGACTTCTTCGGGGGCTGGTATGAAAATTCGGATTTCGGCTTCGGCCGCTGGGCGCTTTACAATGATATGCCGGGGAAAAAAATCTGGATCTGGGATCATTCGCCGTCGGGAGAGATCTGGGTCGATCTCCTGACCGACAGCGACGGACAGTATACCGAGCCTCAATCCGGCCGCCTGCTCAACCAGTCCGACCATGAATTCTTCAAACCTCTGGTCGCCGACCGCTGGCGTGAAATCTGGTTTCCCTACCGGGGCATCGGTCCCCTGGCCAAAGCCTCGCCGCATGCCGTTCTTTCCGTTGAGGCCCGGGCCGGCGGCCTTCATCTCGGACTTTTCGCCCTTCAGGCGGTCAATGAGGATCTCGTCGTCACCAAAAGCGGCCGCACCGTCCACCGGGAACGCGTCCGTTTGAAGACGGCGGAAACCTGGATGAAAACCGTGTCCGGCGACTTCGGCACGGATACGGTCGTCTCGCTGGGCGACAAGCTGGTCTTCCACGGCGATCCGGCGGCATTGGATATCGGCCGCCCGCTGAAATTCAGCCTTCCCGGCGGCGTTACGGCCGAATCCCGATTCATGGAGGGGACGCGCCTTGAAAAAGAGCGGGACCCGGCCGGCGCTCTAAACGCCTATCTCTCCTGTCTCGATCGGGAACCCCATCATGTGCCCGCTTTGACCCGGATTGCCGAAATTTTCTGCCGAAGAGGGGAATACGAAAAGGCGCTCGGCTACGCGTCGAAGGCGCTCGAAATCAGCATGTATGATCCGGCGGCCAATTTCGCCTATGGGACGATCTCCCGGCGCGTCGGACACATCATTGACGCCAAGGAAACCTACGGATGGGCGGCCCGATCGATGGAATATCGCTCGGCCGCCTACAGCCGGCTGGCCGCCATCTCGCTTCTCGAAAGAAATTTGGATCTGTCCCGGGAATACGCGGAGCGGGCCATCGAATCCAACGCCCATAACAGCGCCGCCTGGGAGATTCTGGCCGCAGGGCGCCGGAAAGCGGCCGATATTGACGGGGCGCGCCGCGCCCAGCGCCGTCTGCTCGAAATCGAACCTCTCAATCACCAGGCCCGTTTCGAGCGTTATTTAATCGATCCCCGGGAGAGCCGGCTCGAGGAATTCCGGGACATGATCCGGAACGAATTCCCCCATGAAACCTACCTGGAAATGGCTGTCCAATACACGGACATGGGCTGTCCCGAAGACGCCGTCACTCTTCTTAAACTGGCGCCGAGACACCCCACCCTCCTTGTGTGGCTGTCCTGGCTTCTCAGGGATACGGATTCGGCGCAAAGCGCCGTTCTTCTTGAAAAAGCCTTTTCCCTTTCCCCTCAACTCGTCTTTCCTTTCCGCGAAGAGTCCATTCCCGTCTTCGAATGGGCGGCCGAACGCCGGCCGGACGACTGGAAGCCGCGTTATTATCTCGGTCTCATTCTCTGGGGAAAAGACCGTCTCGAAGAGGCCTCGCGCCTGTTCGATCTCTGTGATGCCTCGGATTACGCACCGCTTTTTGTATCCCGTGGCCAGTTGCGGGCCGATACGGATCCCGCCCGGGCTCTGGCCGACTTCGAAAAAGCCGTGAAACTGGACGAGGGGGCCTGGCGCAACCGGCAGGCCCTCATTCATCACCTCCGGTCATTCGGGCGTCACAGGGACGCTCTGGAAGCCGCCCGAACCGCCGTCGAGCGGTTTCCCGGCGTATCCCCTCTTCAGGCTGAACTCGTCAAGTCGCTCATGAATTTGGGCCGCTACGGCGAGGCCGCCGGAGTTCTTGAAACCCTCCACATCCTGCCATACGAGGGCGCCCGCGAAGTTCACAGCCTTTATGTCCGCACCTATATCCAGTTGGGTCTCGCAGCCATGCGGTCCGGCCGATGGGCGGAGGCGGTCGAGCGCCTGGATGCCTCCAAGGAATACCCGGAGCGTTTGGGAACAGGTGCGCCTTTCCATCCCGATGTCCGGCTTCAGGATTATCTGGCCGCCCTGTGTTTCGACAGGATGGGCTTGAAGGACAAAGCCGAGGAAAGGCGACGCGCCGTTTATGAATACACCCTCGCCCGGGGTCACGATCAGACAACCCACAATTATTTCGGGGCCCTTGTTCTCGAATATTACGGAGAAAGCGAAAATGCCGCGGCCCTTCCCCGCCGTTCCCCGCCGTCCGCCGACATCCTGTCCGTCCTCCGCCTCTTTTAG
- a CDS encoding C69 family dipeptidase: protein MRRMRLPLFLFAAATVLVLSFLQGAPDADVHEGRSFESESCTSILVGRLASVDGSTMTSHSCDSGTDRTWMAIVPNMKHKAGSVAKLYADPKRTKRPDDPDRVVAGEIPQVQETYAFLDAAYPIMNEHQLAIGETTIGGRRELVSTEGIIDAPELYRLILERAKTAREAIRIADELTKTFGYNDWGECFTFADTREVWHFEIFGPGRFKKGAVWAAQRVPDDEIGMSANAARIRQIDLSNPEFFMASDNVFSLAEELGFWSKNSGEPFEFCYAYAPDSRTSLACRRREWRVLSLLAPSLKLHPESENYPFSVKPEKKVGVADLRAIFRDTYGGTDYDMTRTLTAVNRKGETVTSPVASPFMNNDLRELLRVRRERTICSPAATYLQITQSREWLPDPIGGVVWIGYDNPATTPHTPFYIGISQMPASYMVDGRWEYNRKCAWWAFRTVSKLALFRYQEMSKDIEKVWREIEDAAYAGQAAFEEKALDLYKKDPKKARELLTRYSQDQAEKAVAAYWKLSGDLMLKYSGRF from the coding sequence ATGCGTCGAATGAGACTCCCTCTTTTCCTCTTCGCGGCAGCGACCGTATTGGTCCTGTCGTTCCTTCAGGGCGCTCCGGATGCGGATGTCCATGAGGGCCGCTCCTTCGAATCCGAATCATGCACCAGCATCCTGGTTGGTCGTCTCGCTTCCGTCGACGGCTCAACCATGACCTCCCATTCCTGCGATTCCGGGACGGACCGGACCTGGATGGCCATCGTCCCCAACATGAAACACAAAGCGGGATCCGTGGCCAAGCTTTATGCGGATCCCAAGCGGACCAAGCGTCCCGACGACCCCGACCGCGTCGTCGCCGGAGAAATTCCCCAGGTTCAGGAAACCTATGCTTTTCTGGACGCGGCCTACCCCATCATGAACGAACACCAGCTTGCGATCGGGGAAACAACGATCGGAGGACGCCGTGAGCTCGTAAGCACCGAAGGGATCATCGACGCCCCTGAACTCTACCGCCTGATTCTCGAGCGGGCTAAGACGGCCCGCGAGGCCATCCGTATCGCCGACGAACTGACCAAGACTTTCGGCTACAACGACTGGGGGGAATGCTTCACATTCGCCGACACCCGGGAGGTCTGGCACTTCGAAATCTTCGGACCGGGGCGATTCAAAAAAGGCGCCGTCTGGGCGGCCCAACGCGTTCCGGACGACGAGATCGGCATGTCCGCAAACGCCGCAAGAATCCGGCAGATCGACCTTTCGAACCCGGAATTTTTCATGGCCTCGGACAATGTCTTTTCCCTGGCCGAGGAGTTGGGGTTCTGGTCCAAGAACAGCGGCGAACCGTTCGAGTTCTGTTACGCCTACGCCCCGGATTCCCGGACAAGCCTGGCCTGCCGCCGCCGCGAGTGGCGGGTTTTGAGCCTGCTTGCCCCCTCGCTCAAGCTCCACCCTGAATCCGAAAATTACCCCTTCTCCGTCAAGCCCGAAAAAAAAGTCGGCGTCGCCGACCTTCGGGCGATTTTCCGCGACACCTACGGCGGGACCGACTACGACATGACCCGGACCCTGACGGCCGTCAACCGCAAGGGCGAAACCGTCACGAGTCCGGTCGCCTCTCCCTTCATGAACAACGACCTGCGTGAGCTTCTCCGAGTCCGCCGGGAGCGGACGATCTGTTCGCCGGCCGCGACCTATCTCCAGATCACTCAGTCCCGGGAATGGCTGCCGGACCCGATCGGAGGCGTGGTCTGGATCGGTTACGACAATCCGGCGACGACACCGCACACGCCGTTTTACATCGGGATTTCCCAAATGCCCGCATCTTACATGGTCGACGGCCGGTGGGAGTACAACCGGAAGTGCGCCTGGTGGGCCTTCCGGACCGTAAGCAAGCTGGCCCTTTTCCGATACCAGGAAATGTCCAAGGATATTGAAAAAGTCTGGCGGGAGATCGAGGATGCCGCGTACGCCGGCCAGGCCGCCTTCGAAGAGAAGGCTCTGGACCTCTACAAAAAGGACCCGAAAAAAGCCCGCGAGCTTCTCACGCGATACTCCCAAGACCAGGCCGAAAAGGCCGTCGCCGCCTATTGGAAACTCTCCGGCGACCTCATGCTTAAATATTCGGGAAGGTTTTAA
- a CDS encoding S41 family peptidase, whose product MEDVRDFELSLDGSKILVRKDRDLFVIDAATAPPAPAMLTERKIDLSKWTFSVDPRAEWRQMFVDAWRMERDYFYDRNLHSVDYDRLRARYSPFLDRVSDRSELNDLIAHLVGELSALHTFVRGGDLRRGADNISPGSLGARLVRDDARGGFRIERIYRSDPEYPERSSPLAAPLLGIREGDIITSVNGTPTLDVSDPAVLLRNTAETQVLLEIRPAAGGPDFKAVVRPITPGAESDLRYADWEYTRRLEVEKAGGGDIGYVHLRAMGGGNYTEWVKNFYPVFNRKGLIIDVRHNRGGNIDSWILGKLLRRAWFYWQPRVGNPTWNMQYAFRGHMVVLCNEYTASDGEAFAEGFRRLGLGEIIGTRTWGGEIWLSSSNVLVDRGLASAAETGVYGPEGEWLIEGHGVDPDIIVDNPPHDTFKGRDAQLEAAIQHLRELIAKDPVEVPKHPPYPDKKR is encoded by the coding sequence ATGGAGGATGTCAGGGATTTCGAGCTGTCCCTCGACGGAAGCAAGATTCTGGTCCGCAAGGACCGGGATCTCTTCGTCATCGATGCCGCAACGGCCCCGCCCGCTCCGGCGATGCTGACCGAGCGGAAAATCGACCTCTCCAAGTGGACGTTTTCCGTCGATCCGCGCGCGGAATGGCGTCAGATGTTCGTCGACGCCTGGCGGATGGAGCGCGATTATTTCTATGACCGCAATCTCCACAGCGTCGACTACGACAGGCTCAGGGCCCGTTACAGTCCGTTTCTCGACCGTGTCAGCGACCGTTCGGAACTGAACGATCTCATCGCCCACCTCGTCGGCGAGTTGTCCGCCCTTCACACCTTTGTCCGGGGCGGTGACCTGCGCCGGGGCGCGGACAATATCTCGCCCGGTTCCCTGGGCGCCCGCCTCGTCCGGGACGACGCCCGCGGCGGTTTCCGGATCGAGCGGATCTACCGGTCCGATCCCGAGTATCCCGAACGAAGCTCTCCCCTGGCCGCCCCCTTGTTGGGAATCCGTGAGGGCGACATCATCACGTCCGTCAACGGTACGCCCACACTCGATGTCTCCGATCCGGCCGTCCTCCTCCGCAACACGGCGGAGACCCAGGTACTTCTCGAAATCCGCCCGGCCGCGGGCGGACCGGATTTCAAGGCCGTCGTCCGGCCCATCACGCCGGGCGCCGAATCCGACCTTCGTTACGCCGATTGGGAATATACGCGGCGCCTCGAAGTCGAAAAGGCGGGAGGCGGGGATATCGGATATGTCCACCTCAGAGCCATGGGCGGCGGAAACTACACGGAATGGGTCAAGAATTTCTACCCCGTTTTCAACCGCAAGGGGCTGATCATCGATGTCCGCCACAATCGCGGCGGCAATATCGACTCCTGGATTCTCGGCAAGCTCCTGCGGCGGGCTTGGTTCTACTGGCAGCCGCGGGTCGGAAACCCCACCTGGAACATGCAGTACGCCTTCCGGGGGCACATGGTCGTCCTGTGCAACGAATACACGGCCTCGGACGGCGAGGCCTTCGCCGAGGGATTCCGCCGCCTGGGGCTGGGGGAGATTATCGGAACGCGGACCTGGGGCGGCGAGATCTGGCTGAGCTCATCCAATGTGCTCGTCGACCGGGGGCTGGCTTCTGCGGCCGAGACCGGCGTCTACGGCCCGGAGGGCGAATGGCTCATCGAGGGCCACGGCGTCGACCCCGATATTATCGTCGACAATCCGCCCCACGACACGTTCAAGGGCCGCGACGCCCAGCTCGAAGCCGCAATCCAACATCTCCGAGAACTTATCGCCAAGGACCCCGTCGAAGTCCCCAAACACCCGCCCTATCCCGACAAAAAGCGATAG
- a CDS encoding VWA domain-containing protein, which produces MRVERPARLRRRSRSAGAAAAFVVLWMILTLPAGGGGGFPQDKGLQHQVDVSFKLIHVYVTHRNGEPVDDLTIEDFELRDNGRLQKIVHFEKHFREIQRPSAGVPAVLPTNRKFFLVFDFAFMDPRGVFKARDAALKFLDTEMRPTDEIGMVTYTATRGLVLREYLTTDHDHIRRLVESIGLSYHTGRAESLTDFIYYTDIDDMEREKKPSDGSSGAPPKMPDTEFYLKQAIRQTSQTLQDGRRESYVNRAREFILSLRELARVFRLIPGFKNIILFSGGFHSQLIFGKRGGAVVGHWKTPEQFAAELSAYDAAQADTGLQTDYSEMLQDFAAANAPVFAVDATRAIRNSDISSPEGFDPTAREFEGADSLKQFASATGGKFFANTVENQRIASDIQTLTGAYYVLGYDVDNAWDGKYHKIRVNVKRKGLRVVSQGGYFASRPFLDYSAFEKLLHVVDLALSDIPQVQVPFEIPVAGIPVLSEGRLQLLVFGRLDRDAAEEVLGGNSEAYLLIFNEDGGFSNIEKFKLAVPGPGAKTLYPSFLMTVKPASAGCRLVIRNQETGRGARGVVPLIVPDSGSSGFVMDAPFLLIPSADSLEMAATPGSSPSEIFGYDRNLYAPLLGDIPEDVDTLYAVVRLSGLSSAANLEIDVSRGDPVSYEWTDLPVSVVKKKQDERGVDLLVEIALEGSPHSGRYILEFLALDKHTGDTASVSVDIVRK; this is translated from the coding sequence ATGAGAGTTGAAAGACCGGCCCGGTTGCGGCGAAGATCTCGATCCGCGGGCGCTGCGGCCGCGTTTGTGGTCCTGTGGATGATCCTGACTCTCCCGGCCGGCGGGGGGGGCGGTTTTCCGCAGGACAAGGGGCTTCAACATCAGGTCGATGTGAGTTTCAAGCTCATCCACGTTTACGTCACACATCGAAATGGGGAACCCGTGGACGACTTGACGATCGAGGATTTCGAACTCCGGGACAACGGCCGGCTCCAGAAGATCGTTCATTTCGAAAAGCATTTTCGAGAAATCCAAAGGCCTTCCGCCGGTGTTCCGGCCGTTCTGCCGACGAATAGGAAGTTTTTCCTGGTGTTCGATTTTGCGTTCATGGATCCGAGGGGCGTTTTCAAAGCCAGGGACGCCGCTCTCAAGTTTCTCGACACCGAAATGCGCCCGACCGACGAGATCGGCATGGTCACCTATACGGCGACGCGCGGCCTCGTTCTTCGTGAATATCTGACCACGGATCATGACCATATCCGCCGTCTGGTCGAATCCATCGGTCTGAGCTATCACACCGGCCGGGCCGAAAGTCTGACGGATTTCATTTACTACACCGATATCGACGACATGGAGAGGGAGAAGAAGCCGAGCGACGGGTCTTCAGGCGCTCCTCCGAAGATGCCCGATACAGAATTTTATCTAAAACAGGCCATCCGTCAGACCAGCCAAACTCTTCAGGACGGCCGCCGGGAAAGTTACGTCAACAGGGCCCGGGAATTCATCCTGTCCCTGCGCGAGCTGGCCAGGGTCTTCCGCCTGATTCCCGGATTCAAAAATATAATTCTTTTTTCCGGAGGTTTTCACAGTCAGCTCATCTTCGGCAAACGGGGCGGCGCCGTGGTTGGACATTGGAAGACGCCCGAGCAGTTTGCCGCCGAGTTGAGCGCCTATGACGCAGCTCAGGCGGACACCGGACTTCAAACCGATTATTCGGAGATGCTCCAGGATTTCGCGGCCGCCAACGCTCCGGTTTTCGCAGTCGACGCCACCCGGGCGATCCGGAACTCGGACATCTCCTCGCCGGAAGGGTTCGATCCGACGGCACGGGAGTTCGAAGGCGCGGATTCCCTGAAACAGTTTGCCTCGGCGACGGGAGGCAAATTCTTTGCGAACACCGTCGAGAACCAGAGGATCGCCTCGGACATCCAAACATTGACCGGCGCCTACTATGTGCTGGGCTATGATGTGGACAACGCATGGGACGGCAAATATCACAAAATTCGGGTCAACGTGAAGAGGAAAGGCCTCCGCGTGGTGTCGCAGGGAGGGTATTTCGCATCCAGGCCTTTCCTAGATTATTCGGCTTTCGAAAAACTTCTTCATGTCGTTGATCTGGCCCTGAGCGATATCCCTCAGGTCCAGGTCCCCTTCGAGATCCCGGTCGCCGGGATTCCGGTTCTCAGCGAGGGGCGGCTGCAACTCCTGGTTTTCGGCCGGCTCGATCGCGACGCCGCCGAGGAAGTCCTGGGCGGCAACTCCGAAGCCTATCTTCTCATTTTCAATGAGGACGGCGGCTTTTCCAATATTGAGAAGTTCAAGCTGGCCGTTCCCGGGCCCGGCGCGAAAACCCTGTATCCGTCTTTTCTGATGACGGTCAAGCCCGCCTCCGCCGGCTGCCGCCTGGTCATCAGGAACCAGGAAACCGGGCGGGGAGCCAGGGGTGTTGTTCCCCTGATTGTCCCCGACTCAGGCTCCTCCGGATTTGTTATGGATGCGCCCTTCCTCCTCATTCCGTCCGCCGATTCCCTGGAAATGGCGGCAACCCCCGGGTCATCGCCGTCCGAAATTTTCGGGTACGACCGGAACCTTTATGCTCCATTGCTGGGAGATATTCCGGAAGATGTGGATACGCTTTATGCGGTCGTTCGCCTGTCGGGGCTTTCGTCGGCGGCCAACCTCGAGATCGACGTTTCGCGCGGCGACCCGGTGTCCTATGAGTGGACGGATCTCCCTGTTTCCGTCGTCAAAAAGAAACAGGACGAGCGCGGAGTGGATCTCCTTGTCGAGATCGCACTGGAAGGGAGTCCGCACTCAGGACGATATATCCTGGAATTCCTGGCCTTGGACAAACACACGGGAGACACGGCTTCCGTCTCGGTCGATATTGTCAGAAAATAA